One Coregonus clupeaformis isolate EN_2021a chromosome 36, ASM2061545v1, whole genome shotgun sequence genomic window, TTTAGGGGATAATCTGAGTCACCACAATAAACGGTTTATCATACAGTAAAAATAGCCACAACCTTCCCAAATTCCCTCTGGGAGAATATTAAACCctactgtgtgtgttttctcattTGGATTGGAGTGAACGTGCTCATCCCCGTTCCTCTGCCCTGCCCATGTTTTCCTTCACCCGCTCCAGAGGTTCCTTCAGGGGCGACACCAACTTCCATGGCAAACAGGATAGCTCACAACACCGGCAACAACCAGCACAAGCCCCCAACTGTTTCTCACCCACCGATCATATGACCATATTGATCCTAATTAATAGTTTCTGCAGTCAACTATGCAGTGTGAGGTGGACATTTTCTAGTGTTGATGGTCTGCTCCTCTTCTCTGTGTTCTGTCTCTACAGGGCATCCAGTTCTACACTCCGATCAAGACTGTTACGTCACAGTGGAAGGCCGAAGACGCCACCACGAAGAGCCCAGCCGTTACCATGCCGACCATGGGATGCTAAACGGAATGTATGCTTGTAAATGTGGTCTCTTCCTTGCACAACGTTCTATATACTACTGCCTGACACGCCTTAACGTTCAGAAGGGGTTAACAGCCAAGGGGTACTAACAACTGATAAGTATTGCAGTCATGGAATATGTTTTATACAGAGTGTACTATATGAGCAACGATTTTGGAGTTTGACCCTGTTAGTGAAATTGCTTCCTGTAGGGTGATGGCAGATTTTAATCTGAAATGTGTTGTTACTGTAGCAACAAATCCTCTGTTCAAACACTAGCCTTATGCTGCCCCTGGGAGTCACATGAGAACGATGGACTAGGTGGAATGCAATGGGTGAGAGAAGGCCTCTGTTGCCACTAGGCAAAGATCTAGCATCAATTTACTCCCCTCGCATCCTAACTTTAACCATTAGGAGGAGAATAGCGGGACACCATAGATAAGCTTCATCCCAGTCCCTCGTGGGCATTAGTGTACCCAATCTGTGAAACGGAGACACTGGCTATGTTTCCGTCCAATTGGCGatagattttcatgcgaatattctaaaatccgcataaaaacaatatgcataTTTTCTCACCAgaggtgtttccatcaaattgactttttTGTGAGTTAAAGGCTGTGATttatgacgtggtgcacataaaaaaatgactgtttgcagttaaattcccatgtaccgaataaagaATACAATGTAAATGGGTTTCtgtcgcattttcaactctacttaTGGTTTTGTCACATCAAATGTTGCATTATATagtgaatgtgcccactctggtcttagcatgtgcgctctagccaataGCTTGCAGAAACAGTGCTGATATAGCCTActacatgagattattatggacaaaagagcgcgATTGACAAATAAAAATCAACTGCAGCCAAGCATCAGTCATCATGTCACGAGACCCTCAGTATTTATTTGAAAGGAGCATCAATCTCAACACCGTTTACttccaccaccctgtgaagttcatcacttATTTCATCAGTAGCCTAATAAAACTGCCTGTTTTCTTGAGTCGTAGTGgaaggaccacacaacatatcatcacgTGATttcaagtttacttcgatatgatggttattatatcaatatttgcgcataaaggtgtttccactgccatttctcatataatacattttacagacacaaaaagataaCACCTTtatctagcgtattttgttttgttgacatttccATCAGGCTTGTCAAGTTTTTTTAAACATCTGAAATGTGCTTTattcgcataaaaaggttggatggtaACCTGGTTATTGACACTCCGGTCAAATGATGGTTTCTACAAATGTGTTTTGTGCTGACCGGTGTCTGTTAGTATTTCTGATAGTCTACATTAGAAGAATCCAATTTTTGTTACGTTATTGAGCAGTGATGCACGCTGTTTTACATGGAATAAAGATTCCAATTGAATAATGCTGCTAAGCATACTTCTTCCTATGCCTCATCATTGAGCTCTATATCAATCAAttattcaatcaaatgtatttataaagccctttttacatcagatgtcacaaagtgctatacagaaacccagcctaaaaccccaaacagcaagcaatgcagatgtagaagcacggtggctaggaaaaactccctagaaaggcaggaacctatgatgaaacctagagaggaaccaggctctgaggggtggccagtcctcttctgtctgtgccgggtggagattataagagtacatggccatttaaggccagattgttcttcaaggtgatcaaacgttcatagatgactagcagggtcaaataataatcacagtggttgtagagggtgcaacaggtcagtacctcaggagtaaatgtcagttggcttttcatagccgagcattcagaggatgagacagaagttgcggtagagagagagagtcgatacagcaggtccgggacaaagtagcacgtccggtgaacaggtcagggtcccctagccgcaggcagaatattttaactggagcagcagcacgaccaggtgtaCTTTATATACTGCAGCTATAACTAAATGGTTATCTCTCAAGCATGAATCTGGGGAAAACATGTTTTGTAGAGAAGTTGTAAATGCTGGTATTTGCGAGTCAGACACCATTTAGAGCCACACTTTGATGAGTCGTTAAGCTTTGTGGTCCCTGAAGTTCTTAATTATATGTTCTTTAGACCCCGAATAACACATGCGACTGGTAGATTATATGGATGTTTGCATTTTGTAACTTACATAAACAAAACTACATAAACAAGCTCTGACACAAGGCCATCAGCATTGGGTGTTGCAAGGTGTTTTTGGCTACAGAGCTTGCTTTTCTATTCATCAATAACAGACTCCTGACCAGGGCCCAGCGATTTTCCTAGCAAACCTTAATCTGCTGTCTGGTGGTTATTTGGGGTGTAAAAACCATTCTATATAGACATTGTGAACAGTAAAGTGTCAGAGTTTCAAACTTTAGGATTACAAGATCTGTTCATAGCCTAATCCTCACAATCTCACACACAGGCAATAGTTCCATAAACAGTGAAGGCATTAAGACTGGTATTTTGCTGTCTAAGAAATTCCTCTGTTTCGACAGACAGACCATTATACTTGTTACAAAATCCCAATAATAGAAATATGCTTCTGCTGTGCTGGCACAAAACGAATTACAGTGAGTTTCTCTTGACTGCATTGGACATGCTGAAAATTGGTCTTCTGGGCTCATTGTTTCGTTTTCTCAGCATGTTCCGGGGTGGGGGGAAACGGAAAAGGAAACTCGGGCATCGTTCTAGAGCtccaactttccgacctgaagatcatcgACTTCATGATTTCACTCCCCCCCGTCACCCCCCCCGCCCCCCGTCCCCcgcccccgtcccccgtccccgcccccgtcccccgtccccgccccccgtcccccgtccccgtccccgtcccgtccccgtccccgtcccccgtccgtagagttcccagttgttttgcgGCATCTTGCGCCAAGAGCCATGAGGTGACGTTCATGAGCATAACATTGATGACGTAGTTATGCCCTACAGTTTAGCTGtcaaacaagctagctagcttgatagCAGGTGGATGTTGACATGAATAGTGAAATCGTTAGCTAGCTTTTATGTATTTTTATGGCTGTGACTACCTTTGTTGCCCGAGAAGAAATGTATACCATTTGTTTTATTTGCAATACATTTTGTGGTTTCTTCGGAAGAAGTCGCCTGTTAGCTAGCACGTTATTTGTCAATTGGTAAGTCGTGCAACAGCATTGGTCAACTGCATTCAGAAATTAGCTAAAAATAAACTTTTGTGCCTATTTTATTACCAACATTTATTTACACACCATGCCGCTATAAAGGTAGCAGCTATCGTTTCTTTATTTGTATGCAatgtaagttagctagctagcacaataATGTGTTAATTAAAGAAATGTAGGTCAAGGTCAGGACCATGTTCAGAGGTAAACTGGCTCTGGAAGctaaaacagccaaatactccctCTAAacatgaatcgattctcaattgcgatatggttctagaaacataagaTAATCTACTTTCAtaacacatcaaaataatttcacaaatgcaaaatagtctaataaaaagcatgagctggcgcacacccagaTAAAATTATTTAGTGTAGAGTTGCTGACTAACGGCGAATAATATGTAAGCTAATTTAAAcagagagtcgcacactctatgtatataaactcccagtaatgtattgggtaaaccaccaacgtttcggcatcattGTGCCTTCTTTAGGGTAATGTAATGAATGCttgaaccaggttatgtagacaaagagtgcaattagtgcaaccaatgacAATAGTGAGGGGTGTGTCATAATTATTAGGTTGATTAGAATGTATTGATTGAAACTGTTAAAATACAATAGTTTACAGCATATTGAATATATTAGGCTATTGTTATCATTAGCATTAGCATAGGATTAGCATCAACATAcattgtttaatttaatttcacaTATATATTTAATTGTTTCCAATTTCATTACATTTTTGTTACATGTAATCTTTTGGTTCAACCATAACGCACAATAAGCATCATCAACAGGGGGAACATATTGGGTGTACGCAGATAAACTGTATAAATAATATATTCATTTATAAGACTTGTTCATAGAAAATATgttgtttttatagcttacaaATGCTAAATATACACTGTACTGTAAACTGTTTTAGTACAGTTGCAGCTGACAGTATTTTCCCATTACAACACTATTCTCGTGTCCTTccattacacacaggtgttcgagACGCTATAGCTAATTAGAACAGGTGGTTGCCTCTGTCTTCTGGTAAACAAGCGTTGTAACATGGACATGTGGGAACCCTAACGCTATACAGGTGTGTAGTAATTCAACCATTTGTTATATGAAACAACTTTATGGATTATATTCAAGTAAACTTCCAATGGTTTCCAAAACCGCATTGCAAGCAAGCATTATTAAAGTGTAGACAAAGCTTCGGGACTATTGTACACAATCCCATGCTGTTTTCAGTGCATCAACTGAGAACCAAAGAGGAAGCCCTCTGGTGAACGAgggctagcagctagctagcgtaGTCTTGGGAATTTGTCAGCACTGCAATGGAAATTTGAAAAGAGAAGCCTTTAACAGCCTTGCTTTTTAACAGGATCAATACAGAACTATTTATATTCTTGACAGCTCCAGCCCTAGTCAGAGCAGCGTTGTGGTTTCACCTGTGATATGGTAGGTTTTCTATGAGGTTAGCCTATGTAACATGAGGTTATAACATGTTTATTGACAATTAAAAACCAATAACAGCTTAGATCAATGGTGTGGTATCTTTGACATATATTCCTGTAAACATTTAAACAaggtcaatcaatcaaatgtattttacaaagccctttttacatcagcagttgtcaaaaagtgctttacagatactcatcctaaaaccccaaagagcaagcaatgcagagccAGAAGCAAAGTGGCtagaaaaaactccctagaaagcaGGAACCaatgaagaaacctagagaggaacttgGCTCCGAGGGcttgccagtcctcttctggctgtaccgggaCCGGTTTGAGTATATGTGGCCAGATCGTTTTTCAAGAAGTTCAAACAAGCAGGACTGTATGGACAGGAGAGAGAGCATCTACATTTCTCACAATATAGTCTCGACAGTATTTATTACTGATATGATAGTTGGTTCTTAGAAACAGTTGTAGGGGGAGTACTATACATGTGTCTAACATAATCCTGCTTGGTGGAAGTGTCAACTTCATCCTCCAGAAGGTTCCCTTCTGATTGGTGAATGGCTAGTTAGGGTGTGGTCAAAGGGCACATAACTGCATGCTATTGCTTTGGGGCTCTTCTGTTGGTTGTTGCTTTTAGTTGGGACCTTGTGTCTTCAATCCAGTTAGGTCAGGACTCAGGAGCAGTGTCCATTATCTAGCGTGCTGTTGGCTAGACTAAACTTTCCTCTGCATGACTGCTTCAGTGTCCACTCTCCTATTAGTTGAGTTGACTAAGATACCCTTCAGTCCCTCAGGTTTAGCCTAATTCTCCTGGCCTCTTACCCATCAGAGGGACACTCATCTCCTGCTCCTTCCCCAGAGATGTCTCTCCAGGCTCCTCTCCTACCTGCGGTGGTGCTGTCTCTGGTTCTGGTCGTGTGGGTTCTGACAGGGCTGACCCATGCCCAGCCCAAGGCTTCTGTCCTGGACTTCTCAGCCAGCCTGGGTAACCTCCTGCCCAGCCTCAGCCGACCAGCCAACTCCAGCCGGATCTTCTATGGGGTAATGTTTGACGCTGGTAGCACTGGGACACGCATCCACGTCTATACCTTCATACAGAAAGACCCTGGTGAGTTATGCTAAAACTCTACTGGCGAGAGAGGGGGTGTTTAGATGCTCCCCGATGTGTTACTTTGTGCAATGCTGTGGTATTGAGATGCCCATTTATTTCAAACAAAATTGAATTGGTATATTATTAGATGCTCATCAATAAACATTAAACTAAATGCACATCTTCATAAAACATCATTAATGTTTGCAAATTGTAAATTAAATACTTATTGCACCTAGTGGATTTTGTCATCTCAATTGTATGTGTTTTTCTGTTGACGGATCATTCATGTGTACCTTTTATCTGACAGAGGAGTTACCAGTGTTGGATAATGAGACGTTCCATTCCATCAAGCCTGGTCTGTCAGCATACGCAGACATGCCTGAAATGGTGAGACAGCAGCAGTTGTAATTGTCAATGCAGCAAGTGGTATTCAAATATTTCAAAAACACTTAAAATGGCTTGAGTCCCTAAAATGCACATCATAATCATAATCTCAATCCCCACCACCACATTATCTCCCCAGGGTGGGTATACGGTGAAGCAGCTTCTGAAAGTGGCTAAGAAAACCGTCCCTCGGCTGGAATGGAAGAGAACCCCGCTGGTCCTGAAAGCTACAGCAGGACTCAGGCTGCTGCCCCCAGAGAAAGCTCAGGCTCTGCTGGAACAGGTAGCGGTAGGAGCTAGGGCACTCATAGATCTGATAGGGGGCTAGTGTGTAGAGAGTTAGGGGGCTGGGCCACTACTAAATCAGGTATGGCACTGTCATAGGTGTTCACACTGCATTCACCCTTTCTGCTGTTATCTCTCCGTCTTCCCACTCCACCCCCCAGGTGCAGGATGTTTTTGATGAATCTCCCTTCTTCGTCCCAGACGACAGCGTCAGCATAATGAATGGTACAAATGAAGGTAACGTCTCGTCTACCCATAACCCCTAGTCAACCTCCAGTCAAACCCATTCATCAGCACTCCTGTGGCAGGCTTCAGCAGTGCTCTCCTCTTGGTGGCATCAGTCACTGTTCCCCTTCGACAGCTTGCTGTACACTTTCTTACCCCGATCTGTTATGATGACGCTGTAGAAAAAGAGGGTTGTTGTTGTTAGAGTCTGTGTTGGTTACACCTCAGAAAGGTATAATTATGTGGTGAATGGATTTAGTGGTTTACCAAACCTTGTGTGGTGTCATTGTGTAACTGATTTGTCAGCATTTTGACCATGTCTCAAATGATAGCCCTCTTACACAAACGAATGTCAAACTAATGCTTATGCATGTCAAACAAGTGATGAGTTAACTGCACTAAACTGCACTGTCAGATCAGTATTAACCCCACTTGAATTAAACTTTTTTGTTCTCGTAGGAATCTTGGCGTGGGTTACTGTGAACTTTTTGACAGGTGAGACTTGTAACTTCTTGTCATAGAACATATTGTAATACATTATTGTCACTTTTCATACAATTTTGGTTAGGCTATTCTATTAACAGGTTGTAGGGTCAGCTatataatggaaacacttgagtaaaagagggatacaaagtacgtatattgaaagcaggtgcttccacacaggtgtggttcctgagttaattaagcaattattaTCCAATCATGCTTAGGGAAATGTATAAAGATTCTGGGCatgccattattttggctactatggctatgcccccataggatgacaatgcccccatccacagggcacgagtggtcactgaatggtttgatgagcaggAAAACGATGTAaacaatatgccatggccgtctcagtcacctgatctcaacccaattgaacacttatgggagattctggagcggcgcctgagacagcgttttccaccaccaacaAAACACTAATtaatggaatttctcgtggaagaatggtgtcgcatccctccaatagagttccagacacttgtagaatctatgacaaggtgcattgaagctgttctggctcgtggtggcccaacgccctattaagacactttatgttggtgtttcctttattttggcagttacttgtATATACACATACCTCAGAGACAGCtgaaatgtcaataatattttTCATTTCTCATAAGCCCTGGCTCACCAGAATATAACCTCAATTTATACAGCCAGAGTCGATACTGAGGAGATTTTTATTCCTCAAAGGGACTCTGATCTTTATCAGATCTCCACAGCGTGTTTAACACCTCTAGATACAGATCCTGAGCTGTACCAAATCAGCCTTTTGAAGATAACATCTGAAGTGTGTAACTGATTTCTATCTCACCGCTTTCAGAGGGAAATTGTCAATAAAGTTGGTTCAAATGTGAAGCATGTTTTTTAGGTCACCTGTATGCTGAGACCAGGAAGACAGTAGGGATTCTGGATCTGGGGGGAGGATCGACTCAAATCACTTTTCTCCCTAAATCTAAGGTTAGTGTCCATTTGTACAAGTTGATTCATTTTCAATAATGTGTTTCTATATTATGTTGATACAGTTTTTATTGGAATGGTAATACAATTTATTCACGTGTTTCTTTTTCCTGTGCAGAAAACCATTGAAAGTTCTCCTGCTGACTACATTACCAGATTTGACATGTTCAACTCGACATATGAACTCTACACTCACAGGTAAacaatctacagtcgtggtcaaaagttttgagaatgacacaagtattggtcttcacaaagtttgctgcttcagtgttatgagatatttttgtcagatgttactatggtatactgaagtataattacaagcattccataagtgtcaaaggcttttattgacaattacattaagtttatgcaaagagtcaatatttgcagtgttgacccttctttttcaagacctctgcaatccgccctggcatgctgtcaattaacttctgggccacatcctaactgatggcagcccattcttacataatcaatgcttggagtttgtcaggatttgtgggtttttgtttatccacctgcctcttgaggatcgaccacaagttctcaatgggattaaggtctggtgaGTTTCCTggacatggacccaaaatgtcgatgttttgtaccccgagccacttagttatcacttttgccttatggcaaggtgctccatcatgctggaaaaggcattggtcgtcaccaaactgttcttggatggttgggagaagttgctctcggaggatgtgttggtaccattcttattcatggctgtgttcttaggcagaattgtgagtgagcccactcccttggctgagaagcaaccccacacatgaatggtctcaggatgctttactgttggcatgacacaggactgatggtagcgctcaccttgtcttctcctgataaggtgttttccggatgccccaaacaatcggaaaggggattcatcagagaaaatgactttaccccagtcctcagcagtccaatccctgtaccttttgcagaatatcagtctgtccctgatgtttttcctggagagaagtggcttctttgctgcccttcttgacaccaggccatcctccaaaagtcttcgcctcactgtgcgtgcagatgcactcacacctgcctgctgccattcctgagcaagctctgcactggtggagccccgatcccgcagctgaatcaactttaggagacggtcctggcgcttgctggactttattgggcgccctgacgccttcttcacaacaattgaacctctctccttgaagttcttgatgatccgataaatggttgatttaggtgcaatcttactagcagcaatatccttgcctgtgaagcccgttttgtgcaaagcaatgatgacggcacgtgtttccttgcagttaaccatggttaacagaggaagaacaatgatttcaagcaccaccctccttttaaagcttccagtctgttattctaactcaatcagcatgacagagtggtgggttcgtttcccacagggggccagtataaaaaatgcatgcactcactaactgtaagttgctctggataagagcgtctgctaaatgactaaaatgtaaaatgtaaatctccagcgttgtcctcgtcaacactctcacttgtgttaacgagagaatcactgacgtgatggcagctggtccttttgtggcagggctgaaatgcagtggaaatctttttgggggattaagttcattttcatgtcaaagagggactttacaattaattgcaattcatctgaccactcttcatgacattctggagtatatgcaaattgccatcatcaaaactgaggcagcagactttgtgtaAATTAatattgtgtcattctcaaaacttttgaccacgactgatCCACTGATGCAGCAAGTACAAACAGTAATAGGTCTTCATCGCAAGTCCATAATAGGTATTTGTAAAACTGCTATCCAAGTAAgattcattgattgatttgattgacagCTACCTGGGTAATGGATTGATGGCAGCTAGACTGGCAGCCCTAGGAGCACTGGGGGCAGAAGGTACATGGATTACGTATTTTACATATCATCCTCAGCATGTTATCTCCATTTAGACAATATAGGTTTTAGAACATGTATCAACTGTTTACTTTGCCATGTTATTCATAGACCCCCATACattattttgttactttacactCCAGGGTTTGAGTGGAGAGTGTTCAAAAGCTCCTGCCTGCCTAAGAAGTTCAGAGAGGAGTGGAGCTTTGGAGGACTCACCTACACCGTCAGTGGGATACCTGATGGTGAGTCAGCCAACTCATTATATCTGCTAGAAGTACAGTCAAATATGTACTGTAGTAGATCAACCTTGGAACAGTTCTTTGGGTGGTAACACAAAACGTAACATGCCGAGGTACCTCTCAAGGTGTCCTCTATGCAGGGTGGTAGGGTTTACCTGAGTTTGCTCATCGGGGGATTAGGCCTGGGTTGCTGTTGAGCAGTTTGTCACAAATGTGTGTGAAAAGTGCTATACAAATGCATTTCATTGATTGATTAAAAACTTGAGGTCATAAAAGTATCCTGTTTCTGTCCCTGTCCCAGGTTATGCGGGATACAAGCTGTGTTACCAGGAGGTGTTGAAGGTGGTAAAGGGAATGGTTCACCAGCCCTATGAGTTGAAAGACACCAGTGTGTTCTACGCTTTCTCCTACTACTTTGACCGAGCAGTGGATGCAGGTCTTATCGgtgagagaaaacacacacactaggacTTACACACACTACTTCAACCCAGCAGGGGACTCTTCAGTGAgaggacactcacacacacaacccagtTAGTATAATTACTCACTGCTAgaatccccctcctccctctcgaCAGGGAAAAATTACTCATTGCTGAGGTGACTGactccagtgtttcccctaggctTTCTTTCAGCAGCGGTGGCAAAGTTAGCGGGGTGTGGGGGTAATGGTCGTGGCCAATGCGTGGTTTtagagctaatttcctgcaattctacacattttgccattgggcAGAGAGTACATTTTacagttttaaagctagtttcctgcaattctacacattttgccattgggcAGAGAGTACATTTTacagttttaaagctagtttcctgcaattctacacattttgtcatggggctgaGAGAAAAGTTACAGTTTCAAAGCAAATCTCCAGCAAGTCTACTAATTTTGCCATTGGGCGGAGAGTACATTTTacagttttaaagctagtttcctgcaattgcattttgaaaagtgatcttatttaaaaatatattgctccattatattttctacatactttatatctggtttcaGTCGTtgaagtttacactgaaaacattTGACCATccctaaatatatattttttgcattgGCGGCAACGATTTTGCAGCGGCGCGACACTGCTAAatgcatataggggaaacactggactCAGTGGTGAGTTATCACAGTGGTGTCCATGGTCGTCGACTCATCAGTGAGTGAGATGAAAGGTTGCAGGCCCAATTGTTAGTATGATGGAGATGTACTGTGTAGCCCTGCTGTCATTATGAATGATACAGTGTGATGACAGTGCTTCTTTCTGATGGAAAGGTTAACGACCTCCATCGCTCCTCTCTTTCAGACGGGACCCAAGGAGGAATGCTGGAGGTCAGGGACTTCAAGAAGAGAGCTAAAGAGGGTGAGACCCAGATAAGCCTGAGTAGTGGGAAACTTGCTTCTCTGCACAGTGTGCATGGCAATGCATTATACCCATATCAGACTTACTGCGCTGTGTACTGGAGAAGTCTCATTGGCTAAAACTGCCTTTTTCTCCTCTTTCCCCTTTACTGCACTGATCTGGAAACGGATTTCTGTTTCTTATTCCAGTGTGTAACAAGATGTCTAAGTACCGTCCGGTCAGCCCCTTCCTGTGTATGGACATGACCTACATCACCTGTCTGCTCAAAGACGGCTTCGGCTTCAAGGAGAGCACTGTACTGCAGGTGAGACTGAAGCCATAATACACAATAGTCCTTTTTGGCAAGTCAGTAAAGCAAAACCACACTTTTTAAAGCTAGCAACAAAGAAATTGAGACAGGAGCAGTTAGAcgttttaatttatttaaataaatacaaaaagtcCGGTTGAgtgatttggtgtgtgtgtgtgttgtctccctTCCCTAGCTGACTAAGAAAGTCAACAATGTGGAGACGAGTTGGGCTTTAGGTGCCACATTCAACCACTTCCAGAACCTAAAGATCCACTGAGAGACAAGGAGCCACAGGTCTGGGTGGGCAGGAGGGGAAAAACCACTGGATTAGATAGTGTTAATAAATAAATGGACTGAGGAATCCTTGTTGTTTTAAACTTAACAGCCTTTATTCCTGCCTTGCTGTGGATTGTAATGTCTTGCATCTTTGACTTACTATTCGACTATCAAGATTTGACATTTCTGAGATAACATTACAATTGTTACAACTATTTTGGTTACCCAACACCTAAATGGCTGGTACCATAGTTCAGTAGATCTGATGTTTTCATGTGACTGGCTGCTATAGCACAGTGGTCTTATATAATATACATCTCTATTAAAGCACTGGGGGCGGCTGCTGACTGAAACTCCACTGACTTGTGTTACTGTATAAAGATGGATATTTTGACCATCTGTTTAATACCACTTGGGTCTGA contains:
- the LOC121552727 gene encoding ectonucleoside triphosphate diphosphohydrolase 5 gives rise to the protein MSLQAPLLPAVVLSLVLVVWVLTGLTHAQPKASVLDFSASLGNLLPSLSRPANSSRIFYGVMFDAGSTGTRIHVYTFIQKDPEELPVLDNETFHSIKPGLSAYADMPEMGGYTVKQLLKVAKKTVPRLEWKRTPLVLKATAGLRLLPPEKAQALLEQVQDVFDESPFFVPDDSVSIMNGTNEGILAWVTVNFLTGHLYAETRKTVGILDLGGGSTQITFLPKSKKTIESSPADYITRFDMFNSTYELYTHSYLGNGLMAARLAALGALGAEGFEWRVFKSSCLPKKFREEWSFGGLTYTVSGIPDGYAGYKLCYQEVLKVVKGMVHQPYELKDTSVFYAFSYYFDRAVDAGLIDGTQGGMLEVRDFKKRAKEVCNKMSKYRPVSPFLCMDMTYITCLLKDGFGFKESTVLQLTKKVNNVETSWALGATFNHFQNLKIH